The DNA region TCTCTTAGAAAGTTCATGCACAGTGTAGGTACTCACAAATAACCATTGTCTATACATCAGTAACAACACATCTGCAAATGCAATGGCTTGTACATGGTAAAGGCTAAAGAAACCTCCTAATTGAGCATCACAGATGCCCCAGAACAGCCACACTGGAAGCCAGAATCAATCAAAAACAACTTATTGTAAACATTGGGTTTTGTGCCAGCCCCTTAGAACCCAAGTCTCTCTTTAGGAAGTCTAGAGGTTCAGCAAACTCAGAGGGAGAAATCCATCACAGGTGAGGCAGAACCACACGCTTCTCCAAAATCTTCAGCACAGCAGAGTGCTGTTAAAAGGCAAATCCCTGTCTAGTGTATGAATCTGTGCGCACACCACAGCAATACAAAATGAAGGAGGGAGTGATGCACTGCGCAATTAAAACATTAGAAACATTTCATCATTAGAAAGAACACACACTATAAAGAGTGGCCTCTCACTGCAAACCAACACTTATTACATATATTTTTCCATCAATACACAAACTGTAAGTAGCTTACTGACTGTAGCAGCACTTCATACTAAAGCCTAATCTCCAGTGATAAAATAAGATGATTACAATAAAAatgcataaatacattacatgaCATTGAGGAATCCAAGATGACAGCTCTGCTGGGGCTCATGTAGAAAAGGGATCATGTCATCATTCAAtaaaagggttagggttagtatgtatgtataaaaatatatttatagattTGTTTCAACACTGTGACTTACATACTACTCAATATTACTATATACTATAAAATGTATACTATTTACACCAGCATCATTAGCCAcgcttgttttactgtttacagAAGAGGTAAAGTAAGACATATTTAGCATTTGGAGAAAATTACCTAACAAAGGTTTTATACAAAAAGGAGCACTAGTTTAAAACGTTTTAAATGTTGCAGAGCAGCAAGTCAAGTCTTTTCGCGGCCTTTGTATAAAGGTTTGttctccttgtgtgtgtttcagtacacacacactgtggttttgttgtgctgctggaggatggGGGACACTCGGCTCCTGTTTCTTCTCTACATTGTGCTGGACCAGCGGTGGCCTGCCTGCAGTCCTACGTCGTGACTTCTTCGCCAGATGGCCCGACTGTGGCGACAATGATGACCCATCTATTGTTCTTTTGCTGCTGGCTGACCTGCTGCCAGCTGACCTGCCAGTGGAACTGGACTGACTGGGCAGCTCAACAGTGCTGTTCTGACGCAATGAATTCAAAGTAAACAGGTCAGTGAGATTCATATGGTACAAGTTGTTGCTTCCTGATAGTCCATCCCGCCGCTCAAGAGAAGGGAGGAGCTCACACATCGGAGAAGGAGAGTCTTCCTGCGGAGGGCGCTGTGGGTGGAGATCATAACACGTGAAAGAGGGTTACATGTGAAAATTTCACCTGTAACCATAGTGTTTATACACTAAACCTTACGTTTTCTGAACTAAAGACTATCAAGAAAATGAACACAATAAAATGTACCAAATACAACTAAGCCTTAATCCTACTCTCACCTGAATGAGAGGAGTGTTAGCGCGGGATATGGAGGAAGGAGCACACTGGGACACCTTGGCTAAGTCAAGCAGCACCTCTTCATGGTGAACCGTGTCCTGGGAGGTCCCAGGCTCCTGCAGGGCGATTACAATGGCACTGGTGTTGTCAGCGCGCAACATACGCTGGCGCCACCGCATCAGAGCATGGCTGACCAGGTGCCGGGCACTCGATACCCCATACAGTGCCTGCAGCATGCAAGTCTGTTATTACGTGGACAATATCTCATCTGAAATGCCCATTATTCTGTTAGATGGTCAGGGCTCACAATAGAAGTCTAGAGTTAAATGTGCTTCTGTGATTGAGTTTAAGACTGACTCCAAACCAGGCAGGTGGTGAGAGGCAGGGATAACTACCATAGGCTGTGGCTCATACTCACCATTGCCTCGTCGTTGTTCTGGCACATGGAGATGGCCTCTTGAGCTGGCACCATGTTCCACAGACCGTCGCTGCCCAGGATGATGTAGCGGTGCTTCCTGGGGTCGAGGGTCACCACACTGGTGTCTGGCTCAGGAGAAACTACAAACTCCCCACTGTAGAAGTCATAGCTCCACAGATCACCTATTGCAGGGATGGTAATGACAGGTGAAGCCTCCACTGGCACTGAGTCTGCCTTCTAAACTGAATTCATCCTTCAAGGATCattttttgatttgattttttttaatcaccagACAAGCATAACATTTCAGTCACAACATCACACAGTCATTTATAACTGCTGCAGCAAGCAATTTACTAATATTATCCCGATAATGGTTCTTCCTACCTAGAGCTCGGGCTACTGCCAAGAATGGTATCTGGTCAATCACTGTGCTTCGACGAATCGGGCCATTGTGACTGAGCCTGGGTCTCTTCCAGACAACTCGGTTGACTCCAGATTTCTTAATCACACTGTTGACaaacagatagacagacagtaAAAAAGGCATGAATCAATGTAAATTGTAGAAAGCAGCAGAGAACATTTTAGGAGAAATACTGATTGACTACCAATGTGACAATGTTACAATTacaatcattttaataaaaacaaggtTTTGATTAAGGTGAATTTATGCTTCTTTAAACTTAATTGTGCAATTTCACTAATGCACAAACAGCCTTTTCTTCTTATTCACACTACAAACCCAGAACGCTTACAAAGACCTTTACCCAAATTCTCATATGTATGTTATTACAAAGACAAGCGGATACTCTGGCTTTTCACACAGTCAAGAGACAAGCACTAAGGTTAACTAGAGACTCCAAAAGTTTCCCAAAAGTGTGAATGTCTATATGCGGCATGCCACCTCtagctgagtgacagctgggacagactcCAGCACCATCCTAACCATTAGGAATGGAGGAATGGAAtaggaataaaataaagcagcacTTCTTTTAACTAGCACCAATTCAGAATCTCATGACACTTTACAAAGACAGTAATTTGTAGAAGCCTGTGTCCAGTTGATGCGCGGCACGCGGGTGACATTtccagcaacacaaacaaattcaATTTTCCCCACTTAAATCTTGTTTTATAGTATGCAGTAAAACTCCATTACCTACATCCACATACAAAGGAGCCAAAGCAAAGCTGCAGCAACTTAATGCACAACTGAGTTTACCTTTTTAATGAAGATAAAGGCGGTGGCTGCGTCATCCTCTCGCCCATGATTACATTTACTTGTTatcaacagacaaaaacaatataAGAGAGATCACCCTTTAGCAGCTGATAACATTTTGatgtgctctgtctgtctgtctgttgctcTGTTTACTATTTATGTGTTATAGTTTTCTGTCCTGTGGGTGGGGTGGTACCAACAAATCTCCATACTGAGCGAAACAAAAAAATACCATACATAGTATCTTTACACAACaaaccacaattaaaacaataatggTAACAATATGTCTTGGGTAAGAATAATGTGACCAGGCGAGCTAACAGTAGCCACTGTGCCACACAGTCCATGTTATTGGACTTATGTGCTGTGTAATCTAACACTCAACAAATTTGGACAGAGGACCTCTGTACAACCCCTCCTCCATTGTCTGGCTAAATTGCAGTGTTAAGTTTAAATAGTGATGTTTAACTTTGACACATGTGTTGGGTGTGGGGCCCAGTGGAAGCTGAATGACGCTTGGATAAGAACCACCATTTAGTGGTGGTTGTGTACTGGGCACCAACATGCGAGCTCGGCAGTAGAAAAGGGGAACGGGGTGGGGTGCCTTACCTCCCTCCCAGACCTTCAATACGTTCCCTCTCTCTAGGTAGTTCAGGTTTGTGGTCTTGCGTGACTTCCACAGCTCTGATGAATGGGACTGAAGGGTCATCCTGGACACCTAGAACAACTGCTGAATCGCCAACATGAGCCACGTACATACGATTTCCCCTGATGACTACAACACTGGCCGTAGTGCCTGATGTGCTGGGAAGGCCAGTAAGAGTCTTTGGCCACTCAGCTGGGAAAATAAGGGCAGATAATGAGTACATGTATTGGCAGATCACTTACAACTATTTTATACTACTTTTATATTACATGTTTAGCAGCAAAAACATGCAACTACAACGCTGTAAGAATGATGTGTTAAACACTCCTGCACTTTGACCTGAAGATAATCACTAGACAGTGTTACTCTGTGCCAGTGGTTCCAACGTCACTAAAGTGACACATGCCTTTAGTGACAAGCTGTAAAACAGCTGATATCCAGACTGCTACCGACCCTGATCAATCCAACTGGGATTAAAAGGGTAATGACGAAAGTTGTGACAGCTCGGAAACATTTAGACTAAATAAAGGTAGACTACGGTAAACCAGGGAACCGGTGATCGTGGGTAACAGGTTCGGTTAGCGTTGGTCTCTGCTgcatatgtatttatgtatgctTTGTTGTCGTTAGCGGTCATGCGCAGCTACAAACTAAGCCCCTTGAGTCAACGTGTATTCCCAAAGTAACCAATGATTCACATAGCGCCACTGTGTTTGGGCTGGCTGGTGTGGAAGAGGCAGTGCTGTTGAGTCAGTGGAAGGTTCTGGTGAGCTCGGCTATCACACGCTAGCGCTGCATAGACACCCGCAGGCTGGTTAGTTGTTGGCTGCACAGCGGTAACGACACAACTGTGATACAAGGAGCCGATCGGAAAGAACAAGCCCTTTGGACAGTTGGTGGGTTCAGGAATTCATTATTAGAACGGTGTTTGTCAACTCACGTAGTTTTTTCCACATAGCATGATGGCAGGCTACAAATCCTTTGCGTATAGCGGCGCAGACCTCTCGGTCACAGTCTGACCAGAACCCTCGCTGTTTCTTCATGAACTCCCACAAAAAGTCTCGCGCAAATTGCGCCGCCTCGCGACCTCCGTGACCGTCAAACACGGCGAAGAACGCTACAGAACGGCGGGAACCACTCCGCTTGCGCTGTGGACCTCCAGGTGAAGAGGCTCCCACTGGGTCAGCATGGTTGTCGGCTGTGGGTTCAAATGATTCATCGGATCCAGGTGGACTTCCTCTGATTATTTCATCACGCCGATTTGGTTGAATGTTCACAGCGAGAGGACTGGCCGTGCATTGCCCCCCGCTGCTCTTTTCTGGTTCACCCGACGCTGGATCATCTTCTCCCGGCTCGGGCTCTATTATGACCTCGGTCACATCTTCCATGTATTTCCTGCCTCCCTGGTCCGTAAACACACTCACTCGCATTGATACAGCGCTTTCCATTGCTCAGGAAATAGGTCCCTGTCCAATTTTTTTGCTTCCGTTAGCATATAAAATAACTAGAGAGTAGAGTTTATTGCGGTAACTCGTCCTTTGTTTATGTTCGAGCGAAGTAGGCATGCTCAAACGCGTGACATCACACCGGTCTTCTTCGACCACGTAAACAAGCGAGGTCGACGCAGCCGTTGCCCCCTAGAGGCACCCAAGCCGAAGAGGAGTGTTGCATTCACAGAGGacaaaatatagaaaataattgAGACACTAAGTCAAAATAACATTATAAGTAGGGCCAAATGCATTCTCCTCCTGAATACGTATATTAGATGTATGTGCAGTGATGATGCaggctaataataataataatgctattCATTTTTTCAGTGTCTCATTTTAAGACATAAATAAACACGTAGAAGTGTTAAGTGTGACCTGTACTCTCTTAATCGATAATTACTACTAACTTTTACCACGAGATTCTGATCTCATTATTATGACTTAGTATCTTTTAATAACgagatgcatttatttttatttatttatttttgtgagCCAATACACCTCTGAAATATTTCCATAATATGGTGATAGTGTGGGGGAAAAGGGTATAAAGTTTATATGAGCTGTATTTGCAAGTGTTCACCAGAGACCTCAGACAAAAAATATTCTGAATTTTCCAAAGCTAATCAGTATTGCCGTAGTTAGTATGTGAAGAAGGGTGTAATAGGCACTTACTTCTAGATAACTTCATAAAAGGCGCTCCTTCATGAACACATTTGTGAAGCAGTTTGTGTAATGCTTAGCAACATTGTGTCATTTTTCTTGTTTCGTGTTTAGGTATTACTGGGCATGACAATGTCAAATTTAACAAccatcaaacacaaaaccctgtatatgcaaataaaatgatatatgtacagtattgtcaTGTGATTATTATGTATTTTCCCCATTTGGACACATTTTCCTGGTGCTGGTGAGCTCAGTGTGGATAGTATGATAAAATGAACATAGCTACAAAATACCAGTGACACAATGTACACAAACCTACTTAAAGGTGCAAGTACACCACCTGTACCACTTTAAGTTCTTtactcaaaataaaaaaataaacatacagtattaggTAAATGTACCTGCACAAAATATTACGcaaaatatttattcatattgttTGTAAGTATTCTGTGCAGTCCAAAAAGGACCCTAAAGAGTAAAACATGAGGCTGAAGTTAGCATCCGACTCCACTTCCATTAGACAGTTAAGGGGGAAAGTTAAGGAAATCTTCCCTCGGTCACAAAGCCACATTTTACAAAGATTTATTGTCTTAAAGACAAATTACACATTTCAAATACAACAGTGAGAGCAACTGCAGTTATATGTTTGTCAAATATAACATTTTTCTTTGTAAATGCCACTGCCATTTTGTCTATGAGAACATGTCTAAATCCAAAACTACACACAGACTTATTCTTCAAGCTTAATAAAGAGCCATTTGGTCTATGTTTTATATTTGGCATTGCTTCATGTCCTACTACTGACAGATGTAACAGTATATCTTCCAATATGGTTTCATCTGAGAGGATTAGATACATTCTAAACGACATGTCTGAAGTAAGCAGTTCCTCATGTCCAGTAGAAAAAGCTACACCTTTATCACTTAAGATAATGTAGAGCACAAAATATAAACGTGAATAAGGCATCCTTGTTTTCTGGAACACCATTTGAGAAGTCGAGTATTAACTTAAGGGCTACATGGGGTTGTTCAGGCAGATCAAACATCAGTTGTAAAACCAGTCCTACTGTTAGAGCAGGAGAAGTAGGCTCTGGAAGTAATAGGACAACATACCCCCAGGCCATATGAAAAGAAATAGACATAAATGTCTACATGTCCAGTttttcacaaaaataaacacaaaacaaaaaaaacaattacatttCCCCTAACTTTCCCCTTACTCTCCGAACACTAATAACGAATCCGTGCAAGGCCTTTTTTTAATCTACTGCACTATTACGTCACTGCGTCGCCACCAGTGGTTGTCTGCGTCAGGACGGGGGTACGGAACTGCTGAAGGGCTGACGAGCAGTAACGAAGATGGAGGAAAATGTGGACGTCAGACGGAGGCTGTAAAGTCGAGGCGGCGAAGCTGACAGCGGCGATACTTCCAGTCTCCCTGTAAGTCGAGAAGTATATGAAGACGTACGGAGGAGGCGCAGGAAGGTAGCGCGTGCAGGCAGAGCTGGGGAGGTGGTAGCTGCTGGCCTTTCTGGAGAGGGAAAACAACATGGCTGCGGTGGAGCTCGAGTGGATCCCAGAAACACTGTACAATACCGCTATCTCGGCTGTGGTGGACAACTACAGTCGATCGAGGAGGGACATACGCTCGCTTCCAGAAAACATACAGTTCGATGTCTACTACAAGGTGAGGTCCTACCGGTGAAGTGAGTACGGTGGTTCCGGCCGCTAACGTACTGTACGAGTTGTGGCTGTAAGCTGCTAATGGCAACGCAGCCGCTAACGTTATCTGTCAATAGTAACATAAACGTCGATGTGGTCAGCTGCTGAACTGATACAGAACACGGCTCACTGGAGGTCTGGTTAACACTAAACTTGGGAAAACACGGACTCTGTCACGTGTCTGTTTATTACAGATATGAATGGTGTTGATACTGTACCATTAGCTTGTTCCACCCGTAATCGTGTAGTAGTAGTCGAGGCGTGTGTGGCCATGTAAACTAACGAGCTTTGTCCTTTTGTTATTGCCCGTAACCCGTTTGACCCAATTGCACCATAACACTCCGCAATTTACGAATCTGAACCTGGGGCAGACAAAGGCCTGCTACACTGACAGTAGGCCTGAGTTCAGGCGTTTAAACTGTGTCCTGGTGCTGTAATGGACCAGCAGAAGGATGGAAAAAGGGGTCCTTACTAGTGGTGACACATTATTTGGTAGTGTGTTCATAACACGTCTGTGAATtagaatatttaaaatgtaaatggtgCTTATTTCCTAAGACCCCATCCTGTCATtccaatgtatttattgttaatgTCTCCGATAAGGCATAAAGTGAAAGGTAGTGGGAAAAGCCTGTAAGGTTGAGCTTAGTTTGTTGAGTAGTCAGGATTCTGTTGGACGGACGGTGCAACATGTGTTGTTACTGTTACTTAGCCAAAATACATCAATATAGACATCTGCCGTTGCATTATCATGACACAGTTAGGACACATGATGAGATCTGTACTGGTGGGACTGTGGAATATGACAAAGCTTATTAGGTGGTAAACACAGCGCAGTTCCAGACAGGATGGTAAAACAGAAAttattcctgcagctctgcttcatcTTTGGTCAGTACAGTTGTACAAGTAATCCACAAGTGATGCACAGCAGCATCCCCATGGTTACCCACATACCTTTCTAGCATTGTGTTTTCCCAAAGCAGAATTTAGTCAGATCCGTCTTTTACTATTTTGGCCCACAGTGGTCCCACATGGGTCAAACACTCTCCTTCACTGAAGTGAATGGGAagagttgtgttttctttcacgtTGCACTCTTACGCCACGTCTTTGCAGAAAGCGTttcagacatgtttttctgtcATCCAGctctacttttttattttttaaatgattgtacaaatgggcaataaacagctcaGTAACACTTGACCAATCTGCGATGGGTCCCAGATTTGGACCGTTTTGTTTGAAGAGATTGTTAAACTGAAGGGATTGACACAAATAAAAGTACAGCATTTATTTTCCAGGTATTTTAAATACCATACTTATGGTCACACTAGAGTCGGCAGATCGCCAAAGACTTGTCAGTTCAGTAAATGAGCTAAATTATTCTGGACCCCAGTAGAGGACCACTGAGCTAAACCACTCAGCATTGATTGATAACCTATGGTGTATTATGATAGTAGGAACAGACTTAATATGTCGTacaataaaaaaactatttCTAGTTTATCTTCAAGACTCAAACCTCCttgattttttattatttagctgCTACAGTAAAAGAAGCCTGTTGATCCCACTGTGGCAAACCTTCAGCTCAGTGCACTTTGATGACAGGCTACGAATcagcaaatgttttgtttaagcGTCAACAGCGCTTTACAAAGCATTTATCTGAAACGCACCCGTAACAGTCCACCAGTGTAGTTCCAGTTCCACGATCACACTGTCAGAAGCGTCCTTCCAATATAAACACATTGTGTCTTCGATAGAAGACTTGACATGTGTATTATTGCTGGTAAAACTCGTCCTCATCCAATCTCTTTCTGTGTGGCTCAGCTCTACCAGCAGGGCCGGCTCTGCCAGCTTGGAGGAGAGTTCTGTGAGCTGGAGGTGTTTGCTAAAGTACTGCGGGCTTCAGACAAAAGGTAAAAACATTATGGAACTACTCTGTGTCAAAGCCATCCCAGTTGTTGACAGTTGGTGAAAATGCTTACAAAGCAGTTTATGCTGTGTGTACTTCAAACTATGTCAAGGAGTAGTGGACATGGTtggatgtgttttgtgtcatgGACATGAACCACCTCTTTACCATAAAACTATCCAATAAAGGAATTATGGTGCCCATTTATTTCTCTGTTCTTTTCTGCTAAATCCATCACTCTTTTCTGGTTTATTATATGTCCATATCTTTAATCATGTATTCATCACTACTTCTTACTTCATATTTATGCAGAGTCTTTGTTCTCCTTATGACAGACACCTCCTGCACCACTGTTTTCAAGCCCTAATGGACCATGGAGTTAAGGTGGCCTCAGTTTTGGCGAACTCCTTTAGCCGTCGTTGCTCCTACATTGCCGAGTCTGATGCCCACGTCAAAGAGAAGGCCATCCAGTTTGGCTTTGTGCTGGGTAAATGTTAGAGTAGAGAACTTACAGATACTAGTATGAGTCTCACACACTATCAGAGACTGAATTacctgaacagaaacagaagtgATTTGTGGAGGCTATATTTTGAATTTGTCATAGGGTAAGCATGAAGTCAATTAttaataaagtaaagtaaagtaaaaacacatttaagtcCACAGTGACTCAAACAACACAGGTTGAGGTACCGGTAGATAAATAAGCTCTAAATGAACTGCATTTATAACTGTGGGGTGTATTGTTTCATACGTGTAGTGTAGTTGTTTTTCACTGTCATGTATCAGTACCTGAATTAATTTTAAAGATAGTTATTTACTTGTCAAACTGAGTCCTGTGACATTTGTTAGTAAGCAGTAAGTTATCTTCATATCTGCAAATGCAAACGACAACATCAGGGTTCACTTATCTAGACGTGTACTGTATGCTTGGTTTAAGGTGGCTTCCTGTCTGACGCTGGCTGGTATGGAGATGCAGAGAAGGTGTTTCTGTCCTGCCTGCAGCTGTGCACACTCCACAGTGAGGTCCTCCACTGCTACAGGGCCATAGAATGCTGTGTCAGGTAAGTAACCAGAGCTGCATGTCTGCCATGTTGTGTATTGTTATAACAAGGCTATTGAATAAGTATAAATTGATTACCTCCTAAGTGTTTTACTATTTGACAGTGTTGTCATTGTGGCACAGGACCACCTTCACATAGAATTACGCAAGAACTGAAAATGGTAAACTGAAAAACGGATGATGccatatttattattaagcgATTGCAGCCTCCTGCatgtgtctatgtctattgcCAGTGAATTAATAGACACCTGACACACCTGAGACTGTTACTGAATTCACCAGCTTGTCTCCACAGGCTGCTTCATGTCCGCAACGGCAACTGTAAATACCACCTCGGCGAGGAGACCTTCAAGCTGGCTCAGTCCTACATGGATAAATTAGCCAAACATGGCCACCAGGCCAACAAGGCAGCGCTGTATGGTGAGCTCTGTGCCTTGCTCTTTGCTAAAAGCCACTATGATGAGGTATGTTAATCAGAAGCACAACTCCCACCCACCTAAAAATGCTTGTATTTTTTCAAATGATAGGTCAACAGTGAAGtatgatgtttgatttgtcACAGGCTTACAGGTGGTGTATAGAAGCTATGAAAGAAATAACTGCAGGACTTCCTGTCAAAGTAGTGGTTGATGTTCTTCGGCAAGCATCCAAGGTGATAAACATAACATGAGATAGATTTATTTGTAATATACAGGGTGATATTCCTGATCCTTTTTTCTGCAGGCCTGTGTAGTAAAGCGAGAGTTCAGGAAAGCTGAGCAGCTGATCAAACACGCAGTCTTTCTATCAAGGTAACCC from Betta splendens chromosome 13, fBetSpl5.4, whole genome shotgun sequence includes:
- the ppm1da gene encoding LOW QUALITY PROTEIN: protein phosphatase, Mg2+/Mn2+ dependent, 1Da (The sequence of the model RefSeq protein was modified relative to this genomic sequence to represent the inferred CDS: inserted 2 bases in 1 codon); amino-acid sequence: MESAVSMRVSVFTDQGGRKYMEDVTEVIIEPEPGEDDPASGEPEKSSGGQCTASPLAVNIQPNRRDEIIRGSPPGSDESFEPTADNHADPVGASSPGGPQRKRSGSRRSVAFFAVFDGHGGREAAQFARDFLWEFMKKQRGFWSDCDREVCAAIRKGFVACHHAMWKKLPEWPKTLTGLPSTSGTTASVVVIRGNRMYVAHVGDSAVVLGVQDDPSVPFIRAVEVTQDHKPELPRERERIEGLGGSVIKKSGVNRVVWKRPRLSHNGPIRRSTVIDQIPFLAVARALGDLWSYDFYSGEFVVSPEPDTSVVTLDPRKHRYIILGSDGLWNMVPAQEAISMCQNNDEAMALYGVSSARHLVSHALMRWRQRMLRADNTSAIVIALQEPGTSQDTVHHEEVLLDLAKVSQCAPSSISRANTPLIQRPPQEDSPSPMCELLPSLERRDGLSGSNNLYHMNLTDLFTLNSLRQNSTVELPSQSSSTGRSAGSRSASSKRTIDGSSLSPQSGHLAKKSRRRTAGRPPLVQHNVEKKQEXRVSPILQQHNKTTVCVY